Part of the Methylorubrum populi genome is shown below.
GCCGGAAGATTTTGTGATTGCTGCATAATCTCACATGGTGGGCCGACGCGTTCCGGCAGGATTGCCCCTCGGACGGCAACGCCGAGGCACGGCCGGAAACGAATGAGGGGCCGGCCGATCGCATCGGCCAACCCCTCGGCAGGACATCGCGATAAGGCGCCTCGCCTTACGTGTTCATCGAGTCGAAGAAGTCGCTGTTGCTCTTGGTCTGGCGCAGCTTGTCCATGAGGAACTCGATCGCGTCGGTGACGCCCATCGGGTTGAGGATGCGGCGGAGCACATAGGTCTTCTTGAGCGAATCCGGCGGCACCAGCAGCTCCTCCTTGCGGGTGCCGGAGCGGGTGATGTCGATGGCCGGGAAGATGCGCTTGTCGGAGACCTTGCGGTCGAGAATGATCTCGGAGTTGCCGGTGCCCTTGAACTCCTCGAAGATCACCTCGTCCATGCGCGATCCGGTATCGATCAGCGCGGTGGCGATGATGGTGAGCGAGCCGCCCTCCTCGATGTTGCGGGCCGCGCCGAAGAAGCGCTTGGGCCGCTGCAGGGCGTTGGCGTCGACGCCGCCGGTCAGCACCTTGCCGGAGGAGGGCACCACGGTGTTGTAGGCGCGGCCGAGGCGGGTGATGGAGTCGAGCAGGATCACCACGTCGCGGCCGTGCTCGACCAGGCGCTTGGCCTTCTCGATCACCATCTCGGCGACCTGCACGTGGCGGGTGGCCGGCTCGTCGAAGGTCGAGGCGATGACCTCGCCCTTCACCGAGCGGATCATGTCGGTCACCTCTTCCGGGCGCTCGTCGATGAGCAGCACGATGAGGTAGCATTCCGGGTGGTTGAGGGTGATCGACTGCGCGATGTTCTGCATCAGCACGGTCTTGCCCGTGCGCGGCGGCGCGACGATCAGCGCGCGCTGGCCCTTACCGATCGGCGAGACGATGTCGATGATGCGGGGCGAGAAGTCTTTCTTGGTCGGATTGTCCAGTTCGAGCTTGAACCGCTTCGTCGGGAACAGCGGCGTCAGATTGTCGAAGTGGACCTTGTGCTTGATCTTCTCCGGGTTCTCGAAGTTGATCGTGTTGACCTTGATCAAGGCGAAGTAGCGCTCGCCGTCCTTGGGGCCGCGGATCGGGCCCTCCACCGTGTCGCCGGTGCGCAGGCCGAAGCGGCGGATTTGCGTGGGCGAGATGTAGATGTCGTCCGGACCCGGCAGGTAGTTCGAGTCGTTCGAGCGCAGGAAGCCGAACCCGTCCTGCAGCACCTCGACCGTGCCGGCACCGATGATCTCGGTCTCGTTGGCCGCGAGCTGCTTGAGGATCGCGAACATCAACTCCTGCTTGCGCATGGTCGAGGCGTTCTCGACCTCGACCTCCTCGGCGAAGGCGATGAGTTCGGTCGGCGATTTGGACTTGAGGTCCTGGAGCTTCACCTCGCGTCGGGCGGCGAGATCGGCCGGCGCGGCGGCGGCGGCTTCGGCCGGAGCTTCGACGGGGGCGAGAGCGTCGTTCTGTGACGTCATGTGGGGAGATGCAACCAACGAAGGGCGGGAAGAAGTCGGCCGGTTCGGGAGCAGGGCCAGGCGCCGGGGAAGCGCCCCGGGGTCCGTAGCCGTCGCGGGCGCGCGGCCCGGCCCACGCATCGGTTCCGCTGGGCCGAAGAGACCGAGGAATGCGACACGGCTGCAATGGGAGAGCATGGCTCAGTAGCGCGTTTCGCCCCCTGGCTCAAGACCCCTTCGCCGATTTGACCTCAGGTTCCTTCGGGCCCGCACGAAGGCCGGCCCCCGGCGGGCTATCGGCGCCGCAGCCGCACGTAGAGGGCGCCGGCCCCGCCGTGCTGGCGGCCCGCCTCCTCGAAGCCGAGCACGAGGCCGCGCAGCTCCGGGCCCCTCAGCCAGTGGGGCACGCTGCGCCGAAGCACGCCGCGCTCGGAGAAGCCGCCGCGGTCGTGGCCACCGAAGCCCTCGCCGCCCTTGCCGGTCACCACGAGCACCCTGGCATGCCCGGCCGCGCGGGCGCGCAGCAGGAAGCCGACCAGAGCCGCGTGCGCCTCCGCCTGATAGAGGCCGTGAAGGTCGATGCGGGCCTCGATCGCCAGCGTGCCGCGCTCCAGGCCGCGCCGCTCGCGCCGTTCCAGCCCCGGCGCGCCCGGCGGAGGCGGCGGAGGCGGCGGAGCGGCCTGCACCGGCGCGGTGGAGACGCGGGCGATTTCGGGGGCGAGGTCGCCGAGCTTGAGCGGCTTCGAAGACGAGCGCGGCATCGAGGCGGCCGGCGCGGACCGGTGCGGGGGAGGGGAGGCGAGCTTCGGCGCGGATTTCAGGACGGCCTTGGCCGCCGGCTTTGCCACCGTCCTCAGGGCAGGTCGCGCGACCGATGGCGGCGCGGCCGATGACGACGCGACCCCGCTCGGCCGGTCCGGTGCGGCGGATCGCTCCACCTCGGCTGGGGGCGCCTCTGCCGGTGCCTTCCTCGGCCGCGTCCGGCCCCGCAGCGGCGTGATCAGCTTGGCGATCTCGCCCCAGAGATGAGCCTCCTCGCGCGAGAGCAGGCGGGGCCGCCGCGGCGGTCGCTCCCTCACGGCCGGGGCTCCCCGGCGCCGGCCTCCGGCACGGCCGAGTCACGGGCGGAGGCCGGGGCCTTCGCCGGGCCCTGTACGGCCTCCGTCTGGTCCGACGCCGGCTTGGGGATCAGCACGACGAAGCCCATGCGGTCGTGCAGGTCGCCCGCCGCCCGGCCGGCGGCGGCGCCGGTGCCGACATAGAGATCGCCCCGCGCCGGGCCGACGATCGCCGAGCCGGTATCGGCCGCGACGACGAGGTGGCCGCGTCCGGGCTGGCCCGGAAGCTTGCCCTCCAGCCAGAACGGCAGGCCGTACCGCCACAGATTGCCGTCGACCGCCATGCTGCGCCCCGGGCTGAGGGGCACGCCGGCGGCGCCGGGCGGGCCGAGCGCCGGGTCCGTCACCGGCTCGGTCCGGAAGAAGATGTAGGATGCGTTCATCCGCATCAGCCGGCGGGCATGGTCCGGGTTCGCCCGCAGCCACGAGGTCCAGCGCTCCAGGCTCAGGCCGTTGATCGGCAGGTGGCCCTCGTTGACGAGCAGCTTGCCGATCGAGGTGTAGGGCTGGCCGTTCTTGCCGTCGTAGAGCACCCGCATCCCGCGCCCGTCCGGCAGGCGCACGCGCCCGGAGCCCTGCACCTGCAGCACGAAGAGATCGACGGCATCGCGCAGCCACAGCAGCGGCCGGGTGCGCTCGCCGAGCGCCCCGTCCTCGATCGCCGCCCGGTCGGGATAGGGCACGAGCCCGGCCTCGGTGTGCCGGCCCGCCCGGTAGATCGGATCGAGCCCCGGCGCGGTCTCACCTGGGGCGAGGCTGACAAGGTCGTCGGGCCGGGCGAGCACCGGGGCGGTGTAGCCGGGGCCGGGCTCCAGGGATCCCGTCAGTTCCGGCTCGAAATAGCCGGTGAGGAAGCCGACCCGGCGCTCCGGCTCCTTTTCGGAGGCCGGGCGCACGATGCGGTAGGCGGAGAACCGCGCCTCGAAGAATGTCTTGGCTCCCTCCGGCGTGACCTCGGCGGCCGCGGCGCAGGCCGCCGCGAGGTCGGCCGGCGAGCCCGTGACAGCCTCGGCCTGGGGCGGGTTGGGACCGGGCCCGGCGCAGGTGCGGCGGAAGGCATCGAGGGCCGCTGCGCCGTCGTCCTCGCGCCAGCCGGGTAGCGTCTTGAGCGCGACCGGCTCCAGCACCGCGCCCGGCACCTGCGGAGGTACGCGCGCAGGCCCGGCCGCGCCGGCCCGCACCGCGGGAACGGAAACGGCCGCAGCGGCGAGGACCGCTGCGGCCGGAAGGGAAACACGCGAACGCGGCATGGTGCGCTCGATCAGCCGCCCGCGTCGGTGGCGACGAGCTGCCAGTTCGGATCGCGCGAGCCGAGCGTGCGGGCGAAGGTCCACACGTCGGGCACCTCGACGCCGGTCTCGGCATTGCCGTCGATCACCTTGCCGTCCGCGTCGCGGGTGGCGGTGATGAGGTTCGAGAGGAAGCGCACGGTGATCTGCGCGACGCGGTTCTTCACCTCGACGGCGACCATCTCCGCCTTGTCGATGGAGATGAAGGTGGTCTCGACGGTCTCACGGCGCTTCTCGCGCTCCGAGATCGCCCGCTCGAAACCCTCGCAGACCTCCCGCGAGAGGAGCGCGCGCAGGGTCTTGCGGTCTCCCTTGGCGAAGGCGATGACGATGGCCTCGTAGGCCCCCTTGGCGCCCTCCAGGAAGGCGCGCGGCTCGAAGGCCGGCTCGGCCTGAACCACCTGCTCCAGGCCGCGGGCGACCGCCGAGCCCGGCTCTGCGATGCCGCGCCAGTCGCGGGTCGCGGTCTGGACGGCGGCTCCCGCCTGTCCCCGGTCGGCGCCGGGCAGGCGCACCACGTTGTCGCCCTCGCCGCGGCCGGCGGCCGGCGGCTCGGTGCGGTTGCGCTCGACCGGCCGGAAGGGCGAGCGCTCGGTGCCGGTCTTCTGGCCGAGGACCGAGCGCAGCCGCCAGATCACGAAGACGGCCAGCGCCAGGAAAATCAGAGTGGTTGCGTCGAAGGAATCCTGCATCACCGATCCGAATCGTGACCGTCGCACACGTGAGTCCGGCGCCCGCAAGGCCGCCCGGACGGGAAGGGCCGTTCCGTGAACCCCCTCCGCCACACCCGGGCGGATGACTTCGCGAGGCCCTCCCGTTGCCGGAGAAGGGTTCGTGAAACCGGCTCTTAGCCGAGGGCGGCGCGGGGATCGAGCCGGAAACGGTTGCCTCGAAAGGCGCTTGGGTCTGAGTGTCTCCGACTGTTCGAAGTCCGTGACCTTACCGTGATATGGGCGCACCTGCGAGGTATTCCAGGCAAACGGTTGAGACGAGCGTCCGCGTCCCTTTCGCGCGCGTCTCCGCGGCACCGGTGAACCGGCCGCGACGTCGTTGTTCGGAGCCGTGAGCCGGGGGCGGCCGATTGGTTCGGTTCCGCTTGTTCGCCGGAAACGGGCATGGTAGCCGCAGCCCGCGCCGGAGGGGCGCTCTTGCGCGCAACCTCGAGCGCGCAAAGACGACGCTAGTCAAGGAGAGACGCCATGGCCGACACCGCGGCACCGAACGGCAACGGCGCACAGGGCCAGGATCTCGCGCCCGCGATCAACGCGCTGGCGCAGTACGCCAAGGATCTCTCCTTCGAGAACCCGAACGCGCCTCGCTCCCTGCAGCCGCAGGAGGGCGGGCCCCAGATCAACATTCAGGTCAACGTCAACGCCCAGCAGATCGCCGAGGCCGATTTCGAAGTCGAGCTGACGCTCGAGGGCGATGCCAAGATCCAGAACGAAGTGCTGTTCGCCTTCGAGCTGAAGTACGCCGGCATCTTCCGCATGCGCAACATCCCGCAGGAACAGATCCACCCGGCGGTGATGATCGAGTGCCCGCGCCTGCTCTTCCCGTTCGCGCGCCAGATCGTGGCCGAGGCCGTGCGCAACGGCGGCTTCCCCCCGCTCTACATCGACCCGATCGATTTCGTCGGCCTCTATCAGCAGAAGATGATGGAAGCGCAGGCCGCCGGCCAGGGCGCGGGTGCGCCGCTCGCCTCCTGAGGCGAGGTTCTGGCACGCCCTGAGCCGCGGGACCCTTCGGGGTCCCCGAGGCTTTTTTCAGCAGGATCCCGGTGCCGCCGGCGCCGGGATTTTTTATGTCATTTGTTTGATTTAGCGGGTGCTGTGACCTTCCGGTTGCAGGGCTCGCGCAACGGCTGTGTTGCCGCCGGGGGTGCCGATTCCGGCCGTCGACCAGAGCCGTCCCGATGTTCCGCCGCTCGATCCCCGCCGCGCTTCTCCTGGCGCTCGGCCTCTCCGCCTGTGTCACCGTTGCGCCCAACACGCTCTCCCCGCAGGAAACGGCGAACCTGAATTTCAGCAGCCTGGAGGTTCGTGTCCCGCCGCAGACGCCGATCGCCTGGAGCGCGGCCGAGGACGATTACCTGCGCGCGCGCGGCCTCTCGCAGACCGATCCGGCGCTGACCGCCACGCCGGAGGCCCGCGCCCACCTGCGCGATCTGGCCGCGAGCCGCCTCAAGCGGGCCCTGGAGCGGGTGATGGCCCGTCGGACGCAGGGCGCGCGCCCGGTCCGGCTCGTCGCAACCGTGACGCGGGTCGACATCCCCTCAGTGGCGCAGCGGGTCATCGTCGGCGGCCATCCCGCGGTCCAGGCCGATATCGAGGTGATCGATGCGCGCTCGGGCGCGGTGCTCACCACTTATCGCGGCGCGGTTGGGCGCCGGCCCGCCGGGCAGGGGATCATGGCGCTGGCGGATTCGGTCGCCGTCTCCGGGGCGCCGACGACCTGTTCGACCGGGCAGCCAACGATTACGCCAAGGGCTTCGACGGCTGGCTCGCCCCGCGCTGAGCGGTCGCGGCGACGCGAGGGCGGCCTTGCGGGTTGAAGCGGGGCGGGGCGTCTCAGCCCCGCGCTTCGCCTCCCGCATTGCCCGTGCCCCGGCGCTGCGTTAGGGGGCCCGCCCCCGGTCCTGCGGCCGGCCCAGCCCCAAGGACAACATGGCGCCCACCACCCACCTCGCCCTGATCAACGTCTTCATCGGCGACATCCAGGGCGGGCTCGGGCCTTTCCTCGGCACGTGGCTCGCGCAGATGCGGCAGTGGAGCCCGTCGCAGATCGGGCTCGTCACCACGCTGGTGGGCGCAGGCACGTTGCTGCTCAGCGGTCCCTTCGGCGCCCTGGTCGATCGCCTCGGACGGCCGCGCCTGCTCATCGTGATCTCCTGCGCCGCCATCCTCGCCGGCACGCTGCTCCTGATGCCGGCCCACGCCTTCGTGCCGGTGCTGGCGGCGCAGTTCCTGGCCGCCGCAGGTGGCACGCTGCTGCTGCTCGCCGTCACCGCGCTGACGCTGGGCGTCGTCGGCAAGGAGGCGTTCCCGCGCCAGCAGGGGCGCAACCAGGCCTTCAACCATGTCGGCATCCTGATCGCCGCCGGGCTCATCACCTTCGGCACGTCCCATTTCGGGCCCGAGATCGCCTTCTGGGTGCTGGGCGGCATGGCGGCGGCGGCCATCGCCGCCGCGCTGGCGATGCCGGGCCGCGCCTTCAACCGGCGCCGGGCGGCCGGCTGGAAGGAGGAGGACGAGTCGGAGCCGGCCCGCTCCACCTACGCACAGGTCTTCACCAACAAGCGTCTGCTGGTGCTCGCGGTGGCGCTCGCCCTGTTCCAGCTCGGCAACGGCGGCATGCTGACCCTGCTCGGGCAGAAGCTGGTGCACACGGCGGACAACCCCACCGCCTGGACCGCCCGCTACGTCATGGTGGCCCAGCTCGTGATGGTGCCGGTGGCGCTCGCCGCCGGAACGCTGGCCGACCGGCGCGGCCGGCGTCAGCTCCTCATCGCCGCCTGCCTCGCCCTGCCCGTCCGGGCGGCGCTCTCGGCCTTCATCGACGACCCCGTCTGGCTCATCTCGGCCGAGATCCTCGACGGCGTGGCCTCAGGCATCATCGGCGTGGCGGTGCCGGTGGTGGTGGCCGACCTCACCTGGGGCTCCGGCCGCACCCAGACGGCGCTCGGCACCGTCAACGCGGTGCAGGGCGCGGGCGGCGCGCTCTCGGCATGGTACGGCGGCCTCGCCCAGGAATGGTTCGGCTGGAGCGGATCCTTCCTCGCGCTCGGGGCGGCCGGTGTCCTGGCGCTCGCCCTGGTCTGGTGGCTCGCCGCCACCACCGAGAACAGCCGCTCCCAGCGCCGCCGCACCCGCCGCGAGGAGCGCCGCCGCGCCGTCCGTTCCGCCGAGAAGCCGGCCTGATCCGCGGCTGCTGCGCACCTGTCCGGCACGGAACAGGTCGGCGCGCCGGCCGTTCACCGGGCGCTTCCCACCGGTCACGAGGCGCGCATGGCCCGAACCCTGGACGACGAGAAGGGCCGCACGATCCGCGCCTACGAGCCGCGCGCCGTGCCCTGGCTCAGCGTCGTGTTCGGCTACGGGCCGATGCTGCCCTTCGTCGCCGGGGCGGTGCTGGTGTGGCTGCTGCGCGGCGCGCTGGCCGAGGCGGTCTTCAACCTGACGCTGCTCTGGGCCTGCGCGATCCTGCTGTTCCTCTCCGGCGTGCGCCGCGGCGTCAGCTTCCGCACCGAGGGCGGGGCGACCGGGGCGCAGATCGCCACGATGCTGAGCCTGTTCCTGCTGGGCTTCGGCGCCCTCGTCGCCTTCGCCCTGGGCAAGCCCGCCATCGCGCTGGGCCTGCTGATCGTCGGCTTCACCGCGATCACGATCCTCGATCCGGTCGCCGCGCGGCGGGGCGAGGCACCCCTGTTCTTCGAGCGCCTGCGGCCGGCGCAGATCCCGCTCGCGGTCCTCAGCCTCGCCGCGCTGCTGGCCTATCGCCTCACGCTCTGAGACGCCGTTCGGCGGAAACATCCCCCTTGCTCGACCATGTGGTCCGGCTTGGAGACCGCCCTCGGCTTTCGTAGAAGGCCGCACCGCCTCCAAGCGCTCAGACCGGCCCATGCATGTCAGCCACGATCCCGCCGCTCCGGAATCGAAGAAAATCGGGTTCGACACCTTCCTCGCCGTCGATATCCGCGTCGGGACCGTCGTCGCGGCCGAGCCCTTCCCCGAGGCGCGCAAGCCCGCGATCAAGCTCGTCATCGATTTCGGGCCGGTGATCGGCCTCAAGCGCTCCAGCGCGCAGATCACCGAGCACTACACCCCCGAGACCCTGGTCGGCCGGCAGGTCGCGGCGGTGGTGAACTTCCCGCCGCGCCAGATCGGCAAGTTCCTGTCGGAGGTGCTGACGCTCGGCTTCGCCGACGCGGCCGGCGCCGTCGTGCTGTTCGCCCCCGACCGACCGGTGCCGGACGGCAGCCGTCTGTTCTGAGGCACCCTCGGGTTGCCGCCTCACGGCCGCCTGCGATAGAGCCGGGCTTCCCTTCCAGAACCGCTCCGATCGGCGACGACATGGCCAAGGCCGACACCCTGAAACCCCGCCTGCCGCGCGGCTTCCCCGACCGCACCGAGGCCGACCTCCTGGCCCAGGGGCGCATGCTGGACACGATCCGGCAGACCTTCGAGCTCTACGGCTTCGAGGCGCTGGAGACGCCCTTCGTCGAGTATACCGAGGCGCTCGGCAAGTTCCTGCCCGATCTCGACCGGCCGAACGAGGGCGTGTTCTCGTTCCAGGACGACGACGAGCAATGGCTCTCGCTGCGCTACGACCTGACGGCGCCGCTGGCCCGGCACGTGGCCGAGAACTTCGACGCGATCCCCAAACCCTATCGCAGCTACCGGGCGGGCTACGTCTTCCGCAACGAGAAGCCGGGGCCGGGCCGCTTCCGCCAGTTCATGCAGTTCGATGCCGACATCGTCGGCGCGGGCTCCGTCGCGGCCGATGCCGAGACCTGCATGCTGATGGCCGACACGCTGGAGCGGCTCGGCCTCGCCGGCCAGTACGTGGTGAAGGTCAACAACCGCAAGGTGCTCGACGGCGTGATGGAGGCGATCGGCCTCGCCGGTCCCGACAAGGCCGGCCAGCGCCTCACCGTGCTGCGCGCCATCGACAAGCTCGACCGTCTCGGCGCCGACGGCGTGCGCCTGCTGCTCGGCCCCGGCCGCAAGGACGAGAGCGGCGACTTCACCAAGGGCGCCGGGCTCGGCGACGACGCCATCGAGCGCATCCTGGCCTATGTCGGTTTCGAGGCCAGCCCGCACGAGGGCGCCGACCGGATGGCATTCTGGGAGAAGTTCTTCGGATCCTGGCACGCGGTGGTCGGCGATTCGGAGACCGGCCGCGAGGGCATCGCCGAACTCCACGCGATCATGCGGCTGTGTGAGGCGGCCGGCTACGGTCACGACCGGGTGCGGGCCGATCCGAGCGTGGTGCGCGGGCTCGAATACTATACCGGCCCCGTCTACGAGGCGGAGCTGACCTTCCCCGTCACCAACGAGGACGGCCAGACCGTGCGCTTCGGTTCGGTGGCGGGCGGCGGGCGCTACGACGGCCTTGTCGGGCGCTTCCGCAGCGAGCCGGTGCCGGCGACCGGATTCTCCATCGGCGTTTCGCGGCTGTTCTCGGCCCTGCGGCTGACCAAGAGCCCGCTGGTGGAGGGCGCGGCCAAGCCCGGCCCTGTCGTGGTGCTGGTCTTGGATCGCGAAAACATCGCCGAGTATCAGGCGCTGGTCGCCCGGCTGCGTGCGGAAAACATCCGGGCCGAACTCTACCTGGGTGCTGCCGGGATGAAGGCGCAGATGAAATATGCCGACCGCCGCCGCGCGCCCGCGGTGGTGATCCAGGGCTCGAACGAGCGCGAGGCCGGCGAGGTCCAGATCAAGGATCTGATCGAGGGGGCCCGCGCGGCCGAGGCGATCGCCAGCAACGCCGAGTGGAAGGCGGCGCGCCCCGCTCAGGTCTCGGTGCCGTTGGAGCGGTTGGTCGAGGCCGTCCGCGAGACGCTGGCCCGGCATTTCGGGTGAGGCGTATCAGGGAGTTTGCCCTCTTACGCGCATCCCCTCTCCCCACAGGCGGGGAGAGGGGCGTGTCTTTTCCTTAAAGGCGGTGGGCCGTCCGCTCGGACTCGTCGAAGCCCGGCGCGGAGCCGGTCGCCGGACCGCCCTGTGGGCTCCCTTCCGCGCTCGCCCGCTTGACCGCCGCATCGAGATTCTCGGGGTCGAGCGCGGTCTCGACGAAGGCGCGGCCGCGATGGGTCAGGTCGCGGGCGTAGCGGATGCCCTGGTCGCGCAGGTCGTCGGCGTAGGGGCCGAGCGCCCGGTCCTCCTGGCGGGTGCGCGGCAGGAGTGCGCCGAGCAGCAGGCCGGCGGCGAGGCCGACCACGCCGACGAGGAGCGGGTTCTCGGAGATGAACGCCTCCGTGGCGGTGCGGCCCTCGTGCAGGCGTCGGGTGCCGCGATCCGCGAGGTCGGCGGCGCGCCGGCGATGCGTGTCGTAGCGGTCCTCCGCCCAGGAGCGGGCATCCTCGTAGGTCTCGCTCGCCCGCTCCCGGGCCGCGCGGACCGTGTCGCCGGCCTGAGCGCGGGCCGATTCGGCGGCCTCGCCCACCCGGTTCTTGATCTGGGAGGCCTGATCCGCCGCCTGATCCCTCAGGTTGCGCGCACCTTCCCGGGCCTGCTCGGCGGTGTCCTCCAATCCCGCCTGGAGGCGGGCATTGGCGTCCCGGCCCTGCGCGGTCGCCCGGTCGGAAATGTCGTGCAAATTGTGATCGACGCCGCTCTCGCGGGGCATGCCGGACCGGCCGGCGATGTTCTCCGGCAGAGTCTCCACGGGTGCGCCGACGGGCGGCGTGGTGGGGCCTTGATGGTTGGGACCTTGGCTCATGATGGGCTCCACGTCTTGCGGCCGTCGGCGCGGGGATTCGCGCGCGGCCCGTGAGGGATCAGACCTGACGCTCGGGCGGCAGGTCGTGGGTGGGTCGACCGCCGGGGGCGTCGGGGTCGTAGGTTCGGTCGGCGCCCGTGACGGTGACGGGCTTGGAATCCACCGGCACGAGGGCGCGGCTGGCCGGGCGCCGAGCGGTCCGCATGCCGTTGAGCAGCATGCCGACGCCCGCCGCGATCAGCAGCACCGGCAGGGGGTTGCGCCGCACGGCCAGCAGGGCGTCGTCGTAGAAGCCGCTGTAGGGCGTCTGCCGGGCCGAGCCGAGCATCTCATCGACCAGGCTCGAGGCGTTGAGGCGCCCCTGGATCCGGTCGATCGTCTCGTCGAGCCGGGCGCGGCTCTGCTCGATGTCCTTCTCCAGGTCCGAGATCGATTCGCTCATCCCGAAACCCTCTCCGTCAGCGCGCGGGCATCCTGCCGGACCTGCCGCGTGGTCCGGGTCGGCGCGAGATTCGACAGCGACATCGCCCGGGCGCCGATGACGCCGAGCACCACCGCCACGAGCAGCATGCCGCCGCCCACGAGCAGTGCTGCGAGCCATTCGGAGCCCACGAGCGTCGCGACGAACTTCACCAGCGCGCCGATCAGCACCAGCATCGCCGTTACCGCGAAGACGGCGGCCAGCACCATCATCGCCAGCCCGACGAACAACGAGCGGACGTTGTTCGTCATCTCCGTACGGAAGAGAGCGATCTCCTTGCTGGCAAGCTCGCTCGCCTCGCGCAGGGCATCGGCCACGAGGGATTGGATCGAGGAGGGGGGAGGAGGGGGGGAGGGGTTGGGGCTTGCCATGGTTGCGTCCCCTCAGGCCCGATAACCGCTGCGGGAGCGGTCGTAGGAGCGGTCCGCCTCCGCCTCGCCCGACGCCTTGACGAAGCGCGACAGCAGGAACCCGGCCGCGAAGGCCCCCACCGCGACGGTCACCGGCGAGCGGCGCGCATAGGCCTCGGCCTCGCGGTAGAAGTCGTCGAGGCTGCGGCGCTCGATCGAGCCGGCGAGGTCGTCGAGCCCCTCCGCCGCGCTGTCGAAGAAGGCGCGGATATTGGGGCGGTCGTCGAAGGTCTTTCCCGAATCGCGCAGGGACTTGGCGAGGTCCGAGACGGAGCGGGCGGCCTCGCCCTTGCGGTCGTCGACGTAGGAGAGGGCCTGCTGGCGCGCGGCGGCGGCGAGCCCCTTGCTCCGCTCGGCCGCGAGGCTGGCGGTGTCCTCCACGTCGTGGCGCAGATCCTCCAGGTCGGCCTTGGTGTCGGCCGGCTTGGTGTTGGCCGGCTTGGGGCCGCCGACGGGATCTGGGGACGCGGACGATGTCATGGGCGTGTCTCCGGGTAGGCTCGCCGGATCGGCGCGGATTGCGCTTCGATCTGCGATGAACTCGGCCGGAGAACCGTTTGCCGCCTCGTGGGGTTCCGCTCTCAGAACCCCTTCCGCGCGGCCTTCGCCGGACGGAGAGGGTTCGGGCGCAACGAGAAAACGCGAGGAAGCACCGGCGCTCCCATGTCGAGCCTGTCGAACGCCCCGGCGATCGCGCGCCCCGGACGGGATCTGCTCTCGATCCGGATGTCAGCGCCTGTTCAGCTTGGCTCTTGCATGGTGGCGACGGCTCTGCTGCACTGCGACGACCGCGTGGACGAACGCGGGCGGGCGTGGGGGCCGGGCGGGCGGATGCGGGGTGGAACAGCGGTGACATCGTCGAGCCGCGTGCTTGACCCACAGGTGGCGATGCGCTTGGCTGCCGCCCGACGGATCGCGCCAGGCTTCCGCGCGTTTTCCCCCAGACGCAAGACCCTTAGGCCGGCGCGCCCCGCGTGCCGGCCCCAGCGAGGACCGGAGCCGGGTTCGTGGCACGTCTGATCATTGTCTCCAACCGTGTCGCCGTGCCCGCCGAGGGCAAGGATGCGGTCTCCGCAGGGGGGCTCGCCGTCGCGGTCAAGGAAGCCTTCTCCTCCTACGAGGGGTTGTGGTTCGGCTGGAGCGGAAACATCTGCGACAATCCGAGCCTTGAGCCGGAGCTGATCGACCGCGGGCCGATCCAGTACGCCGTCCTCGACCTCTCGCCGCAGGATCACCGCGAGTACTATGCCGGCTTCGCCAACCGGGCGCTCTGGCCGATCATGCACTACCGGATCGGGCTGGGGACCTTTTCC
Proteins encoded:
- a CDS encoding DUF3618 domain-containing protein — its product is MSESISDLEKDIEQSRARLDETIDRIQGRLNASSLVDEMLGSARQTPYSGFYDDALLAVRRNPLPVLLIAAGVGMLLNGMRTARRPASRALVPVDSKPVTVTGADRTYDPDAPGGRPTHDLPPERQV
- the hisS gene encoding histidine--tRNA ligase — its product is MAKADTLKPRLPRGFPDRTEADLLAQGRMLDTIRQTFELYGFEALETPFVEYTEALGKFLPDLDRPNEGVFSFQDDDEQWLSLRYDLTAPLARHVAENFDAIPKPYRSYRAGYVFRNEKPGPGRFRQFMQFDADIVGAGSVAADAETCMLMADTLERLGLAGQYVVKVNNRKVLDGVMEAIGLAGPDKAGQRLTVLRAIDKLDRLGADGVRLLLGPGRKDESGDFTKGAGLGDDAIERILAYVGFEASPHEGADRMAFWEKFFGSWHAVVGDSETGREGIAELHAIMRLCEAAGYGHDRVRADPSVVRGLEYYTGPVYEAELTFPVTNEDGQTVRFGSVAGGGRYDGLVGRFRSEPVPATGFSIGVSRLFSALRLTKSPLVEGAAKPGPVVVLVLDRENIAEYQALVARLRAENIRAELYLGAAGMKAQMKYADRRRAPAVVIQGSNEREAGEVQIKDLIEGARAAEAIASNAEWKAARPAQVSVPLERLVEAVRETLARHFG
- a CDS encoding tRNA-binding protein, whose amino-acid sequence is MHVSHDPAAPESKKIGFDTFLAVDIRVGTVVAAEPFPEARKPAIKLVIDFGPVIGLKRSSAQITEHYTPETLVGRQVAAVVNFPPRQIGKFLSEVLTLGFADAAGAVVLFAPDRPVPDGSRLF
- a CDS encoding phage holin family protein, producing the protein MASPNPSPPPPPSSIQSLVADALREASELASKEIALFRTEMTNNVRSLFVGLAMMVLAAVFAVTAMLVLIGALVKFVATLVGSEWLAALLVGGGMLLVAVVLGVIGARAMSLSNLAPTRTTRQVRQDARALTERVSG